One genomic region from Ardenticatena maritima encodes:
- a CDS encoding amino acid ABC transporter permease, whose product MAHTTLPNEHTRPPFWRDERVLAIIAQIIFLLVVVVTARYLFNNAREGLAQAGLTPGYDFLRLRAGFDIGDTIIPYTSDDTYARAFLVGIVNTVRVALIGIALATILGTIMGILRLSPNLLLRGIATVYVETIRNTPLLVQLFFWYTAVMLKFPRVRQAIVLPGPTYLSNRGLAIPWIEPLEGFRVWLGFFVAAFVIAYIVYRIQWAREDRTGQTSYPITSSIIAWLVIVVAGWFLAPGQPFGITRPELAGLNFTGGTVLAPEFAALLIGLVVYTGAFIAEIVRAGIQAVDKGQREAATALGLSTVQSLRFVILPQAMRIIIPPMTSQYLNLTKNSSLAFFIGFPDLFAVSTTIQNQTGKALEVISIVMACYLTTSLLTSLFMNWYNQKVRLVER is encoded by the coding sequence ATGGCCCACACCACGCTACCGAACGAACACACACGTCCCCCATTCTGGCGTGACGAACGTGTCCTGGCCATTATCGCGCAAATCATCTTTTTGCTTGTTGTGGTGGTAACAGCTCGCTACCTCTTCAACAACGCGCGCGAAGGTCTTGCGCAAGCAGGGTTGACACCGGGCTACGACTTTCTGCGCTTGCGTGCCGGTTTCGACATTGGCGATACCATCATTCCCTACACGTCCGATGACACCTACGCCCGCGCCTTCCTCGTCGGTATCGTCAACACCGTGCGCGTCGCCCTGATTGGGATTGCCCTCGCAACCATTCTGGGCACTATCATGGGCATCTTGCGCCTTTCGCCCAACCTGCTGCTGCGTGGCATTGCCACCGTTTATGTTGAAACCATTCGCAACACTCCTCTGCTGGTGCAACTCTTTTTCTGGTACACCGCCGTCATGCTGAAATTTCCACGTGTTCGGCAAGCCATCGTTTTGCCGGGTCCCACGTACCTCAGCAATCGCGGGCTTGCCATTCCATGGATCGAGCCACTTGAAGGGTTCCGCGTCTGGCTGGGTTTCTTCGTAGCCGCATTCGTCATTGCGTATATCGTCTACCGCATCCAATGGGCGCGTGAAGACCGCACCGGGCAAACATCCTACCCCATCACATCCAGTATCATCGCCTGGCTTGTGATTGTCGTAGCCGGCTGGTTTCTGGCACCGGGGCAACCGTTTGGCATCACACGCCCCGAATTGGCTGGCTTGAACTTCACAGGCGGCACAGTTCTGGCGCCGGAATTTGCGGCGCTGCTCATCGGGTTGGTGGTCTATACAGGGGCGTTCATTGCTGAAATCGTCCGCGCCGGCATTCAAGCCGTGGACAAAGGGCAACGTGAAGCGGCTACGGCATTGGGGCTTTCTACCGTGCAAAGCCTGCGATTTGTCATTTTGCCGCAAGCCATGCGTATTATCATCCCACCCATGACTAGCCAATACCTCAACCTGACCAAAAACTCCAGTCTGGCTTTCTTCATCGGCTTCCCAGACCTGTTTGCCGTCTCAACGACCATTCAAAACCAAACCGGCAAAGCGTTGGAAGTGATTTCCATCGTAATGGCATGCTATCTCACAACAAGTTTGCTCACATCGCTCTTTATGAACTGGTACAATCAAAAAGTGCGTCTGGTTGAGAGGTAA